TCACACCCTTTGCCAAATAGACGTTATCTTCAAGGCCAACCCTTACATGTCCGCCCAATGCAATGGTAGCATATAAAATTGGCATATGGCCCGCACCAATGCCAAACGCTGACCAGGTTGAGCCTTCTGGGATCTTTCTTAATAGGAATAAAAGATTTTCAATGGTTGCTTCCATGCCTCCCTTGACGCCCAAAACAAACTGAAAATGGGTGGGAGCTGTAAGCATTCCCTTTTTTAAATAATAATCTGTCACGCCCAGCATACCGGTGTCAAAAACTTCAATTTCTGGCTTAACGCCGGTCTCTTGCAAGGTCTTTGCAAGCTTTTCTAAAAACTTTGGTTCATTTTTAAATACGCCGAAAGGCATCCAGTTAAAAGAGCCTGCATCGAACGATGCCATTTCCGGCTTCAACGCTTTTACGTGTGCTACTCTTTCTTCATCACTTGCGGAATTATCACCCGATGTAGTGCAGTTAATAACCACATTACAATCCTCATGTTTTTTTATCAATCTAATGGTTTCTGCAAATCTTTCCTGATCCATGGTCCCAATGCCCTTATCATCCCGCATATGAAGATGCACAACCGCCGCTCCCGCTTTCCAGCAAGCGTAAGCATCGTCGGCGATTTCCTGCGGGGTCATAGGTATGTACTCATTTATTTCTTTTGGGGTAACAGCCCCTGTTAATGCTGCTGTTATAATAACTTTATTCTTTTCCATCGTTAGCCTCCATTCCGCCGCCAGTTATTCACTAAACATGACTTTCAAATTCTTCGATATAATTAATTTCGGTTCTGTCCGTTCTTGAACCTTTTCTATTGTAGTATTTTCATTTATTTCTTCTAATACCAGGCCTTGTTCCGTCACCCGTATTACTGCCAGCTCGGTTATAATAAGATCGACCTTTGAAACTGCAGTTATGGGCAAAGAAACCTTTTTTATAATTTTTTTGCCCCCATCTTTTTTGGTATGTGTGGTTGCAACAATTACCTTTTTTGCACCCATGACTAAGTCCATAGCACCGCCCATACCTGGTACCTTTTTCCCTGGTATCTTGTGGCTTGCAAAAGTTCCGGTTTCATCAATTTCTAATACACCCAAAACGGTGACATCTACATGACCGCCTCTGATGATCGCAAATGAAGTGGCACTGTCAAAAAACATAGCACCTTTTTTAACTTGAACGTATTTAAAACCCGCATTGATTACATCCTTGTTTTCTTCTCCCGCCTTGCAGGTTCCGCCCATGCCCAAGATTCCGTTTTCTGCCTGAAATTCAACATCTATTGTGTCGGGAATATAATTTGCAACCATTTCCGGCAATCCAATCCCTAGATTTACCACATTGCCATCCTCAATTTCCATTGCAACTCTTCGGGCGATAATCTCTTTCTCATTATTCATGGCACTCACTCCTAACAATATAATTTACAA
This region of Aminipila luticellarii genomic DNA includes:
- a CDS encoding BKACE family enzyme: MEKNKVIITAALTGAVTPKEINEYIPMTPQEIADDAYACWKAGAAVVHLHMRDDKGIGTMDQERFAETIRLIKKHEDCNVVINCTTSGDNSASDEERVAHVKALKPEMASFDAGSFNWMPFGVFKNEPKFLEKLAKTLQETGVKPEIEVFDTGMLGVTDYYLKKGMLTAPTHFQFVLGVKGGMEATIENLLFLLRKIPEGSTWSAFGIGAGHMPILYATIALGGHVRVGLEDNVYLAKGVKATNVQLVERAVAAVKTYGKEVADPDEAREILGLKRR
- a CDS encoding 3-oxoacid CoA-transferase subunit B; the protein is MNNEKEIIARRVAMEIEDGNVVNLGIGLPEMVANYIPDTIDVEFQAENGILGMGGTCKAGEENKDVINAGFKYVQVKKGAMFFDSATSFAIIRGGHVDVTVLGVLEIDETGTFASHKIPGKKVPGMGGAMDLVMGAKKVIVATTHTKKDGGKKIIKKVSLPITAVSKVDLIITELAVIRVTEQGLVLEEINENTTIEKVQERTEPKLIISKNLKVMFSE